In Osmia bicornis bicornis chromosome 1, iOsmBic2.1, whole genome shotgun sequence, the following proteins share a genomic window:
- the LOC114871924 gene encoding rab11 family-interacting protein 2 isoform X1 — protein MRHTFVTNEPHRLNFSCFQRAKNLLTKGKHKTNDCFVTIALGKEKYQTSVKEKASKDVEWHEECELLIPEQGNTAEIVLTALHRNFLGVDEFLGTISIPLSSFDVYERPKNRWYTLGSKPGKENTKERGELEVKISFIVKAGSLTDLSLKERHKSSLGQLSTAAHSIGGSLLSIGSFEKRKGLKKLAKSIGNRVKGKSKHSLNKKEDLDEREEHKFRTRQEPGEADPGVISEDEDEFTFDDLSHKSSASSLNAPVVGGNHNSAGSVTSSVSSGNDTHHVPSAPTNAAPSKPPRYSMSSSTTSLSKVDNIKDDEWGLKLYGKQVNNPVKRWENKQSPKIVVDEPKDERRESSPINSPSSNLKFQDTPEPPSPAPRELIQSKNREEKFVSNKEKTIRDEKLKEKKEDKYNCWSPKDEKQLRKDRKKEKENKLKELNDVNNLSSERIIIGGEDAIKSTTLIKSHLPHEVLAQFEGKSREDLIELTLQLQADVTEKKKRLNDLEDYIDALLLRVIECSPRLLQNPYQSQRRLSSPGHQ, from the exons ATGCGTCACACGTTCGTTACCAATGAACCACATCGCTTAAATTTCTCGTGCT ttCAAAGAGCGAAGAACTTGTTAACCAAAGGAAAACATA AGACCAATGATTGTTTCGTGACAATCGCCCTtgggaaagaaaaatatcaaacgTCCGTGAAGGAGAAGGCCTCGAAAGACGTGGAATGGCACGAGGAATGCGAATTGCTTATTCCGGAACAAGGAAACACCGCGGAAATAGTGCTTACTGCTCTTCATCGTAACTTCTTGGGAGTCGACGAGTTTCTCGGCACGATCAGCATACCCCTTTCCAGCTTTGACGTATACGAGAGACCGAAAAACAGATG GTATACTCTTGGAAGTAAACCAGGGAAGGAGAATACGAAAGAAAGAGGTGAACTCGAAGTAAAAATAAGCTTCATCGTGAAAGCTGGCAGTTTGACCGACTTGAGCCTTAAAGAACGGCACAAGAGTTCTCTCGGTCAGTTATCTACAGCAGCCCATTCGATTGGTGGCAGTCTTCTGAGTATAGGTAGCTTCGAGAAGCGTAAGGGTTTAAAAAAGTTGGCAAAGTCAATTGGGAATCGTGTAAAGGGGAAAAGCAAGCACAGTTTGAACAAAAAGGAAGACCTCGACGAAAGGGAGGAACACAAATTCAGGACGCGACAAGAACCTGGTGAGGCTGATCCTGGTGTAATCAGCGAGGATGAAGATGAATTTACG TTCGATGATCTGTCTCACAAGAGTTCGGCATCGTCTCTGAACGCGCCGGTAGTTGGTGGTAACCACAACAGCGCAGGTTCGGTAACTTCGAGTGTCTCCTCCGGTAACGACACGCATCATGTACCATCTGCACCGACAAATGCAGCTCCTAGTAAACCGCCACGATACTCTATGAGCTCTTCCACCACCTCTTTATCCAAAGTTGATAACATTAAAGATGATGAATGGGGTCTTAAGCTTTACGGAAAGCAAGTGAATAATCCTGTTAAAAG gtgggaaaataaacaaagtCCAAAGATTGTAGTAGACGAGCCAAAGGACGAACGTCGCGAATCTTCGCCTATAAATTCACCCTCGtcgaatttgaaatttcaagatACTCCGGAACCTCCTAGCCCAGCACCGCGTGAACTTATACAGAGCAAAAACAGGGAAGAAAAGTTTGTTTCCAACAAAGAAAAAACTATAAGAGATGAAAAACTAAAGGAGAAAAAGGAGGACAAATATAATTGTTGGAGTCCTAAAGACGAAAAGCAATTGAGAAAGgacagaaaaaaagagaaagaaaataaactgAAAGAATTGAacgacgttaataatttgtctTCGGAAAGGATTATCATCGGAGGCGAAGATGCGATTAAGAGTACGACGCTAATCAAGAGTCACCTACCGCACGAAGTTCTTGCTCAGTTCGAAGGAAAATCAAGAGAG GATCTCATAGAATTAACGCTGCAGTTACAAGCGGATGTAacagaaaagaagaaacgccTAAATGACTTGGAAGATTATATAGATGCGCTGTTGTTACGAGTAATTGAATGCTCGCCGCGCCTACTGCAAAACCCCTACCAGTCACAGAGACGTTTGTCATCACCCGGGCATCAATAG
- the LOC114871924 gene encoding rab11 family-interacting protein 2 isoform X2 → MWSPTHVQVTVQRAKNLLTKGKHKTNDCFVTIALGKEKYQTSVKEKASKDVEWHEECELLIPEQGNTAEIVLTALHRNFLGVDEFLGTISIPLSSFDVYERPKNRWYTLGSKPGKENTKERGELEVKISFIVKAGSLTDLSLKERHKSSLGQLSTAAHSIGGSLLSIGSFEKRKGLKKLAKSIGNRVKGKSKHSLNKKEDLDEREEHKFRTRQEPGEADPGVISEDEDEFTFDDLSHKSSASSLNAPVVGGNHNSAGSVTSSVSSGNDTHHVPSAPTNAAPSKPPRYSMSSSTTSLSKVDNIKDDEWGLKLYGKQVNNPVKRWENKQSPKIVVDEPKDERRESSPINSPSSNLKFQDTPEPPSPAPRELIQSKNREEKFVSNKEKTIRDEKLKEKKEDKYNCWSPKDEKQLRKDRKKEKENKLKELNDVNNLSSERIIIGGEDAIKSTTLIKSHLPHEVLAQFEGKSREDLIELTLQLQADVTEKKKRLNDLEDYIDALLLRVIECSPRLLQNPYQSQRRLSSPGHQ, encoded by the exons ATGTGGAGTCCGACACACGTTCAAGTGACAG ttCAAAGAGCGAAGAACTTGTTAACCAAAGGAAAACATA AGACCAATGATTGTTTCGTGACAATCGCCCTtgggaaagaaaaatatcaaacgTCCGTGAAGGAGAAGGCCTCGAAAGACGTGGAATGGCACGAGGAATGCGAATTGCTTATTCCGGAACAAGGAAACACCGCGGAAATAGTGCTTACTGCTCTTCATCGTAACTTCTTGGGAGTCGACGAGTTTCTCGGCACGATCAGCATACCCCTTTCCAGCTTTGACGTATACGAGAGACCGAAAAACAGATG GTATACTCTTGGAAGTAAACCAGGGAAGGAGAATACGAAAGAAAGAGGTGAACTCGAAGTAAAAATAAGCTTCATCGTGAAAGCTGGCAGTTTGACCGACTTGAGCCTTAAAGAACGGCACAAGAGTTCTCTCGGTCAGTTATCTACAGCAGCCCATTCGATTGGTGGCAGTCTTCTGAGTATAGGTAGCTTCGAGAAGCGTAAGGGTTTAAAAAAGTTGGCAAAGTCAATTGGGAATCGTGTAAAGGGGAAAAGCAAGCACAGTTTGAACAAAAAGGAAGACCTCGACGAAAGGGAGGAACACAAATTCAGGACGCGACAAGAACCTGGTGAGGCTGATCCTGGTGTAATCAGCGAGGATGAAGATGAATTTACG TTCGATGATCTGTCTCACAAGAGTTCGGCATCGTCTCTGAACGCGCCGGTAGTTGGTGGTAACCACAACAGCGCAGGTTCGGTAACTTCGAGTGTCTCCTCCGGTAACGACACGCATCATGTACCATCTGCACCGACAAATGCAGCTCCTAGTAAACCGCCACGATACTCTATGAGCTCTTCCACCACCTCTTTATCCAAAGTTGATAACATTAAAGATGATGAATGGGGTCTTAAGCTTTACGGAAAGCAAGTGAATAATCCTGTTAAAAG gtgggaaaataaacaaagtCCAAAGATTGTAGTAGACGAGCCAAAGGACGAACGTCGCGAATCTTCGCCTATAAATTCACCCTCGtcgaatttgaaatttcaagatACTCCGGAACCTCCTAGCCCAGCACCGCGTGAACTTATACAGAGCAAAAACAGGGAAGAAAAGTTTGTTTCCAACAAAGAAAAAACTATAAGAGATGAAAAACTAAAGGAGAAAAAGGAGGACAAATATAATTGTTGGAGTCCTAAAGACGAAAAGCAATTGAGAAAGgacagaaaaaaagagaaagaaaataaactgAAAGAATTGAacgacgttaataatttgtctTCGGAAAGGATTATCATCGGAGGCGAAGATGCGATTAAGAGTACGACGCTAATCAAGAGTCACCTACCGCACGAAGTTCTTGCTCAGTTCGAAGGAAAATCAAGAGAG GATCTCATAGAATTAACGCTGCAGTTACAAGCGGATGTAacagaaaagaagaaacgccTAAATGACTTGGAAGATTATATAGATGCGCTGTTGTTACGAGTAATTGAATGCTCGCCGCGCCTACTGCAAAACCCCTACCAGTCACAGAGACGTTTGTCATCACCCGGGCATCAATAG
- the LOC114871929 gene encoding Na(+)/H(+) exchange regulatory cofactor NHE-RF2, translating to MSSLKGDKIPCARLCHIVKWEDFDGYGFNLHAEKGKKGKNGQYIGKVDEGSPSQAAGLRQGDRIIEVNEINIANETHQQVVERIKAFPNETKLLVVDQEADEYFRANNIIIKGTMANVKVIKTPEKNPNSVEQDELNGSNASIDGNAQKSSGSNDTSRSESSTVSAGATRSSTKSENESEREEETARENGNTARNERNERNETGDTHGSTGNGSVGGNEPSRQGLNLKMSAKELRAQLAARKKYDPKKESIGFKDKFDIVQKL from the exons ATGTCTTCCCTGAAGGGCGATAAGATTCCGTGTGCACGATTGTGCCACATCGTCAAATGGGAGGATTTCGACGGTTATGGATTCAATTTGCACGcagagaaaggaaagaaagggaaaaatgGCCAGTATATCGGTAAGGTGGACGAAGGGTCCCCCAGTCAGGCCGCTGGTTTGCGACAGGGTGATCGAATCATCGAGGTTAACGAAATCAACATCGCGAACGAGACTCATCAACAGGTTGTTGAACGGATCAAAGCCTTCCCCAATGAGACGAAGCTACTGGTGGTCGATCAAGAAGCCGACGAATATTTCAGGGCCAACAACATTATTATCAAGGGCACCATGGCGAACGTCAAGGTGATCAAGACCCCGGAGAAGAACCCGAATAGTGTCGAGCAAGATGAACTTAACGGCAGCAATGCTTCCATCGATGGG AACGCACAAAAGTCGAGCGGCTCCAACGACACGTCGCGCAGCGAGAGCAGCACAGTGTCGGCAGGTGCGACGAGGAGCTCGACGAAAAGCGAGAACGAGAGTGAACGCGAGGAAGAGACTGCTCGAGAAAACGGGAACACCGCGAGGAACGAGAGGAACGAGAGGAACGAGACGGGTGACACGCACGGCAGTACCGGGAACGGGAGCGTCGGTGGAAACGAGCCCTCACGGCAGGGTCTGAATCTGAAGATGAGCGCCAAAGAACTGAGAGCTCAGCTGGCAGCGCGCAAAAAGTACGATCCGAAGAAGGAATCGATCGGCTTCAAGGACAAGTTCGACATCGTGCAGAAATTATAA